The following are encoded together in the Nymphaea colorata isolate Beijing-Zhang1983 chromosome 14, ASM883128v2, whole genome shotgun sequence genome:
- the LOC116267695 gene encoding protein BZR1 homolog 2-like produces the protein MGTGLKPIRGEHIWDSSGNSHWLPECAESQEREAAGRLRKHFTRRFHGGSQDGFLLKPETPLSLSPAIVERESSRSGDRMESISEEEAAGMMMVEQSGKAGWGKGGSRASATEKEKTKLRERQRRSITTKIFSGLRKHGGYDLPPRADINDVLRALAAEAGFVVEPDGTTYRAPQRQQGYRCRTRGGDQRFTLPMENLFDAAATLSGRQQATFGCSLISSFREHSNICIATMEARGHAGEGSSTTASPCRMPIPVTASSSSSRPQPQLLRPVFGLSSLASFASPTSSEDVSAATCRSFTTLNHNQISLSLSQDEFPAGHASEPTAGLLMNGYGLGGNIPTSILMLHDHGQHPLLFQETWASNRNTPTGSPQSQI, from the exons ATGGGCACGGGATTGAAACCAATTCGGGGCGAGCATATATGGGACTCATCAG GGAATTCCCATTGGCTCCCTGAATGTGCAGAGAGCCAAGAGAGAGAGGCTGCTGGAAGACTGAGGAAGCACTTTACAAGGCGATTTCATGGAGGCTCTCAGGACGGCTTCCTCCTGAAACCAgaaacacctctctctctctcccccgcCATtgtagagagggagagcagTAGAAGCGGGGATAGAATGGAGTCGATATCGGAGGAGGAGGCGGCAGGAATGATGATGGTGGAGCAGAGCGGGAAGGCAGGATGGGGGAAAGGTGGGAGCAGGGCGAGCGCCACAGAGAAGGAGAAGACGAAGCTACGGGAGAGGCAGCGACGCTCCATCACCACCAAGATTTTCAGCGGGCTAAGGAAGCACGGCGGCTACGACCTCCCCCCTCGTGCCGACATCAACGACGTCCTCCGCGCCCTCGCCGCCGAGGCTGGCTTTGTCGTCGAGCCGGACGGCACCACCTACCGAGCTCCCCAACGACAGCAG GGATATAGATGCAGAACGCGGGGCGGTGATCAACGCTTCACGCTGCCTATGGAGAACCTATTTGATGCTGCAGCTACCTTAAGTGGGAGGCAGCAGGCAACATTTGGTTGTTCATTAATTAGCAGTTTCAGGGAGCACAGCAACATCTGCATCGCCACCATGGAAGCAAGAGGTCATGCAGGTGAGGGCTCGTCCACCACTGCATCTCCATGCCGCATGCCCATTCCAGTCactgcctcctcctcctcttcgcGCCCACAACCACAACTTCTTCGGCCGGTCTTCGGACTTTCCTCTCTGGCCAGCTTTGCATCCCCCACATCGAGCGAGGACGTCAGTGCAGCCACTTGCAGAAGCTTCACTACTCTGAACCATaatcaaatctctctctctctcagccagGATGAGTTCCCAGCCGGCCACGCGTCGGAACCAACTGCTGGGTTGCTGATGAATGGGTATGGACTAGGGGGGAACATCCCTACTTCCATCCTCATGCTCCATGATCATGGGCAACACCCGTTACTGTTTCAAGAGACGTGGGCATCGAATCGAAACACTCCAACTGGATCTCCACAAAGCCAAATATGA